One Salmo salar chromosome ssa01, Ssal_v3.1, whole genome shotgun sequence DNA window includes the following coding sequences:
- the LOC123729144 gene encoding GATA zinc finger domain-containing protein 14-like, with protein NRNNNPNNANNNPNNNPNNPNNNNNPNNNNNPNNNNNPNNNNNPNNNNPNNNNNPNNNPNNPNNNNNPNNNNNPNNNNNPNNNNNPNNNNNPNNNPNTNNNPNNNNPNNANNNNPNTNNNPNNNNPNNANNNNNPNNNPNNPNNNNPNNKPNNTNNNNNPNNNNNPNNNPNTNNNPNNNNPNNANNNPNNPNNNNNPNNNNPNNANNNPNNPNNNPNNANNNPNNPNNNNNPNNNNNPNNNNNPNNNPNNANNNPSNPNNNNNPNNNNPNNNPNNANNNPNNPNNNNNPNNNPNNNNNPNNNNNPNNNPNTNNNPNNNNPNNNNANPNNKPNNNPNNNPNNNPNNNPNNKPNNPNNKPNNPNNKPNNPNNKPNNPNNKPNNPNNNNPNNKPNNPNNKPNNPNNNNPNNNTNNKPNNANNNPNNNPNNKPNNNPNNNNPNNNNANNNQ; from the coding sequence aaccgtaaCAACAACCCCAACAACGCTAACAACAACCCCAACAACAACCCCAACAaccctaacaacaacaacaaccctaacaacaacaacaaccctaacaacaacaacaaccctaacaacaacaacaaccctaacaacaacaaccctaacaacaacaacaaccccaacaacaaccccaacaaccctaacaacaacaacaaccctaacaacaacaacaaccctaacaacaacaacaaccctaacaacaacaacaaccctaacaacaacaacaaccctaaCAACAACCCCAACACCAATAACAACCCCAATAACAACAACCCCAACAACGCTAACAACAACAACCCCAACACCAATAACAACCCCAATAACAACAACCCCAACaacgctaacaacaacaacaaccctaaCAACAACCCCAACAACCCTAACAACAACAACCCTAACAACAAacccaacaacaccaacaacaacaacaaccctaacaacaacaacaaccctaaCAACAACCCCAACACCAATAACAACCCCAATAACAACAACCCCAACAACGCTAACAACAACCCCAACAaccctaacaacaacaacaaccctaaCAACAACAACCCCAACAACGCTAACAACAACCCCAACAACCCTAACAACAACCCCAACAACGCTAACAACAACCCCAACAaccctaacaacaacaacaaccctaacaacaacaacaaccctaacaacaacaacaaccctaaCAACAACCCCAACAACGCTAACAACAACCCCAGCAaccctaacaacaacaacaaccctaaCAACAACAACCCTAACAACAACCCCAACAACGCTAACAACAACCCCAACAaccctaacaacaacaacaaccctaaCAACAaccctaacaacaacaacaaccctaacaacaacaacaaccctaaCAACAACCCCAACACCAATAACAACCCCAATAACAACAACCCCAATAACAACAACGCCAACCCTAACAACAAACCCAACAACAACCCCAATAACAACCCCAATAACAACCCCAACAACAATCCCAATAACAAACCTAACAACCCCAATAACAAACCTAACAACCCCAATAACAAACCTAACAACCCCAATAACAAACCTAACAACCCCAATAACAAACCTAACAACCCCAATAACAACAACCCCAATAACAAACCTAACAACCCCAATAACAAACCTAACAACCCCAATAACAACAACCCCAATAACAACACCAATAACAAACCTAACAACGCCAACAACAACCCCAATAACAACCCCAATAACAAACCTAACAACAACCCCAATAACAACAACCCCAATAACAACAACGCCAACAACAACCAATAA